In Corynebacterium guangdongense, one DNA window encodes the following:
- a CDS encoding IS3 family transposase: protein MDDNRAQVGVEPIIRVLATTSAKIALSTYYAHKSRPESARSLRDRKITRALRRIFDDNYSCYGARKLWAEINREGACGHVARCTVERLMAADGLVGIRRRQKRPSTRSADAEQCPVDLVDRDFCVTAPDMLWVADITYSQVLLSGVFAFR, encoded by the coding sequence ATCGACGACAACCGTGCCCAGGTCGGGGTCGAGCCCATCATCCGTGTTCTGGCTACCACCAGCGCGAAGATTGCCCTGAGCACGTATTACGCCCACAAATCACGGCCTGAATCAGCCCGGTCCCTCCGGGACAGGAAGATCACCCGGGCGCTACGCCGCATCTTCGACGACAACTACTCCTGTTACGGCGCCCGGAAACTGTGGGCGGAGATCAACCGCGAGGGCGCCTGCGGTCACGTCGCCCGCTGCACCGTCGAGCGCCTCATGGCTGCCGACGGGCTGGTGGGGATCCGGCGGCGGCAGAAAAGACCATCGACGCGCAGCGCGGACGCCGAGCAGTGTCCGGTGGACCTGGTCGACCGGGACTTTTGCGTCACCGCGCCGGATATGTTGTGGGTCGCGGATATCACCTACAGTCAAGTCCTTTTGAGTGGTGTTTTTGCCTTTCGATAA
- a CDS encoding transposase → MPSKYTLELKQRAVELVLHAQANPDTARGAITRIAGELGLSKETLRVWVRAHKQSGIDTPAESIDLAAENRRLRAELAEAKRANDILKKASAFSRRSQAAHPSNRHLHRRQPCPGRGRAHHPCSGYHQREDCPEHVLRPQITA, encoded by the coding sequence ATGCCCTCGAAGTACACCCTAGAGCTCAAGCAACGAGCCGTCGAACTCGTGCTCCACGCCCAAGCCAACCCCGACACCGCCCGTGGCGCGATCACCCGCATCGCCGGCGAGCTCGGGCTGAGCAAAGAAACCCTGCGCGTGTGGGTGCGCGCCCACAAACAGTCCGGGATCGACACACCAGCCGAATCAATCGACCTCGCAGCGGAAAACCGCCGGCTGCGGGCCGAACTCGCGGAAGCCAAACGCGCCAACGATATCCTCAAGAAGGCCTCGGCTTTTTCGCGGCGGAGCCAGGCCGCCCACCCAAGTAATCGTCACCTTCATCGACGACAACCGTGCCCAGGTCGGGGTCGAGCCCATCATCCGTGTTCTGGCTACCACCAGCGCGAAGATTGCCCTGAGCACGTATTACGCCCACAAATCACGGCCTGA
- a CDS encoding integrase core domain-containing protein, whose protein sequence is MAEALNSLFKAELIDRRTGPALTDVIVETSTWIGWYNNRQLHSALGYRPPREAHQEWHNRQAYAA, encoded by the coding sequence ATGGCCGAGGCGTTGAATTCGCTGTTCAAGGCCGAGCTGATCGACCGACGGACCGGGCCGGCGTTGACCGATGTGATCGTGGAGACCTCGACGTGGATCGGGTGGTACAACAATCGCCAGCTGCACTCCGCGCTGGGGTATCGCCCGCCGCGGGAAGCCCATCAGGAATGGCACAATCGTCAGGCCTACGCGGCCTGA